In Polynucleobacter arcticus, the following proteins share a genomic window:
- the hrcA gene encoding heat-inducible transcriptional repressor HrcA — protein sequence MDDRSRALLKTLIERYIEEGQPIGSRTLSRFSGLDLSAATIRNVMADLEEMGLVTSPHTSAGRIPTPRGYRLFVDTMVTVRPLEEIAAREMEKGLLPDSPQRVLNSAAQILSNLTHFAGVVMTPKRAQVFKHIEFLRLGEGKILLIMVTPEGDVQNRILPTTQDYTPSQLVEAGNYINTQFAGKSFAQVRAHLAADLDNLRSDISGLMALALHSGVSDYDMGQGDMVLSGERRLLNVGDLSTNLDKLRKMFDMLEQKSVLMQLLDVSSHADGIQIFIGGESDLLPYEDLAVISAPYSVDGQIVGTLGVIGPTRMAYDRVIPIVDITSKLLSGALSSPINS from the coding sequence ATGGATGATCGTTCCCGCGCCTTACTTAAAACCCTCATCGAGCGCTATATCGAAGAGGGGCAGCCTATTGGCTCACGAACCCTCTCTCGGTTCTCCGGGCTGGATCTATCTGCCGCCACAATTCGCAATGTGATGGCAGATTTGGAGGAAATGGGCTTGGTGACTAGCCCTCACACTTCTGCTGGGCGTATCCCTACCCCGAGAGGCTATCGCCTCTTTGTGGACACAATGGTGACTGTGCGCCCTCTGGAAGAAATTGCTGCCCGCGAGATGGAAAAAGGACTTTTGCCGGATTCCCCGCAAAGAGTGTTGAATTCGGCTGCACAAATTTTGTCTAATTTGACTCATTTTGCTGGCGTAGTCATGACCCCGAAGCGTGCACAGGTGTTTAAGCATATTGAGTTTTTGAGATTGGGCGAAGGTAAGATCCTGCTCATCATGGTGACGCCAGAGGGGGACGTTCAAAACCGCATCCTCCCCACCACGCAGGACTACACGCCGAGTCAGTTGGTTGAGGCAGGCAATTACATTAATACGCAGTTTGCAGGCAAGAGTTTTGCTCAAGTTCGAGCGCATCTCGCTGCAGATCTTGATAATTTGCGTAGTGACATCTCTGGATTAATGGCCTTGGCATTGCATAGTGGCGTGAGTGATTACGACATGGGGCAAGGGGATATGGTGCTCTCTGGGGAGCGCCGCCTACTCAATGTAGGCGACTTGAGCACCAATCTTGACAAGTTGCGCAAAATGTTTGACATGCTTGAGCAAAAATCCGTGCTCATGCAGTTGCTCGATGTGTCGAGTCATGCGGATGGGATTCAAATCTTTATTGGTGGTGAAAGTGATTTGCTGCCGTATGAAGATTTAGCAGTGATAAGCGCTCCTTATAGTGTTGATGGGCAAATCGTAGGAACGCTCGGAGTGATCGGGCCCACTCGTATGGCATATGATCGTGTCATCCCGATTGTCGACATTACCTCTAAGTTGTTATCAGGCGCATTGAGTTCGCCAATCAACTCTTAA
- a CDS encoding NAD kinase: MLSPSQNSIKKAFSRVALVGKYQADGMQERLKDLAGLLAEQGCEVFIEAFTASHLNLTAYPTRTVEEFAGAINLAVVLGGDGTMLGIGRQLAGSEVPLVGINMGRLGYMTDIPIQNVQAILPQIIAGEYEADARTLLDAVVLRNGKAINHALALNDVVVNRSGISGMVELAVRVNNSFMYNQRSDGLIVSTPTGSTAYALSAGGPILHPRVAGILLAPIAPHSLSNRPIVLPQDIVVSIEVVDGREVIVNFDMQSQTNLQSGDIIEVRQSEKTITLLHPRGHSDYKTLREKLHWNEYPSTF; this comes from the coding sequence ATGTTAAGCCCATCCCAAAATTCCATCAAAAAGGCGTTTAGCCGGGTTGCACTCGTTGGCAAATATCAAGCCGATGGTATGCAAGAGCGCCTGAAGGACCTGGCTGGACTCCTAGCTGAACAGGGCTGCGAGGTCTTTATAGAGGCTTTTACGGCATCACATTTAAATCTGACCGCCTACCCCACCAGAACGGTAGAAGAATTCGCTGGGGCAATTAATCTGGCGGTTGTCTTGGGTGGCGACGGCACCATGCTGGGAATTGGCCGTCAGCTGGCGGGAAGCGAGGTTCCATTGGTTGGCATCAATATGGGGCGTCTGGGCTATATGACTGATATACCCATCCAAAACGTCCAAGCTATTCTTCCCCAAATTATTGCCGGTGAATATGAGGCCGATGCCAGAACGCTATTGGATGCTGTCGTACTGCGCAATGGCAAAGCGATTAACCACGCCCTGGCCCTAAATGATGTCGTCGTAAATCGCTCTGGAATTTCCGGAATGGTTGAACTCGCTGTGCGCGTCAATAACTCTTTTATGTACAACCAGCGATCCGATGGCTTAATTGTGTCTACGCCCACTGGCTCAACAGCCTATGCCTTGTCTGCTGGCGGACCTATTCTTCATCCTCGGGTAGCTGGAATCTTATTAGCACCGATTGCACCCCACTCTTTATCCAATCGTCCGATTGTGTTGCCACAAGATATTGTGGTGAGCATTGAAGTGGTTGATGGTAGAGAAGTGATTGTGAACTTTGATATGCAATCCCAAACCAATCTGCAATCAGGCGACATCATTGAAGTGCGCCAATCAGAAAAGACAATCACTCTACTCCATCCTCGCGGTCATAGTGACTACAAAACCTTGCGAGAGAAGTTACATTGGAATGAGTATCCATCGACATTCTGA
- the recN gene encoding DNA repair protein RecN, whose amino-acid sequence MLQTLALRDFVIVDQLELDFASGFTVLTGETGAGKSILLDALSLVLGERADSSQIREGCNRAEINALFRIDPQQIGHFNQWLDELGFPLEDEGQSLLLKRTVEANGRSRAFINGSVATLAQLRDAGDQLVDIHGQHAHQLLLKGGAQRELLDRHANHMELVGEVTQLFKMLSDSRRRLEQAENAGQDIERERERLEWQFEELTELFPQVDEWTAIQSEHARLANGAKIISGCQEAIDALSDSDNSVESVLSKAGTNMSALAEHDSALSEISQALESAQIQIDEAVHSLNRYLQKVDLDPGRLTEVEERMQALHGAARKYRTEANELPALLNETQERLEALTASQNIEALRNKVKQEEGAYLQLAKQLSQKRSKAALDLGKQVTAAMQDLSMAGGQLEIALLPLADGSAHGLEQIEFLVAGHAGSTPRSLAKVASGGELARISLAISVITSKASFTPTLIFDEVDAGIGGAVAETVGKLLRQLGKSHQILCVTHLPQVAAQGNHHLKVSKSQAGDKTLSQVSPLGRAERVEEVARMLGGATITDTTRRHARELLEQN is encoded by the coding sequence ATGCTTCAGACCCTCGCACTCCGTGACTTTGTCATTGTTGACCAACTAGAGCTAGATTTTGCTTCCGGCTTTACTGTGCTCACCGGCGAAACTGGTGCTGGTAAGTCCATCCTATTAGATGCGCTCAGTCTGGTTTTAGGGGAACGTGCTGATAGTAGTCAGATTCGAGAGGGCTGTAACCGCGCCGAGATTAACGCCCTTTTTCGGATAGACCCCCAACAAATTGGACACTTCAATCAGTGGCTGGATGAGCTTGGCTTTCCACTTGAAGATGAGGGACAAAGTCTATTACTCAAAAGAACTGTGGAAGCCAATGGACGTAGTCGCGCCTTCATTAATGGCAGCGTGGCAACCTTGGCACAGTTGCGAGATGCTGGTGATCAGTTAGTAGATATTCATGGACAACATGCTCATCAACTACTACTTAAAGGCGGCGCGCAACGCGAGCTGCTTGATCGTCATGCCAATCATATGGAGTTGGTAGGCGAAGTAACGCAATTATTCAAAATGCTGAGTGATTCTCGTCGCAGACTAGAACAGGCAGAAAATGCTGGGCAAGATATTGAGCGGGAGCGGGAACGCTTGGAATGGCAATTCGAGGAACTCACCGAACTCTTCCCCCAGGTAGACGAATGGACAGCCATTCAAAGTGAGCATGCTCGTCTGGCTAATGGCGCAAAAATTATTAGCGGCTGCCAAGAAGCGATTGATGCCCTGAGTGATTCTGACAACTCGGTTGAATCCGTCCTATCCAAAGCCGGCACCAATATGAGTGCCTTGGCCGAGCATGACTCCGCGCTGAGCGAAATCAGTCAAGCGCTAGAGTCGGCACAAATACAGATTGATGAAGCGGTGCATAGTTTGAATCGCTATTTACAGAAAGTGGATCTAGATCCAGGTCGCCTCACTGAAGTTGAGGAGCGAATGCAAGCACTACATGGTGCAGCTAGAAAATATCGCACCGAGGCAAATGAGTTGCCTGCACTACTGAATGAAACCCAAGAGCGTCTAGAAGCGCTTACCGCCTCCCAAAATATCGAAGCCTTACGAAATAAAGTAAAGCAAGAAGAAGGGGCTTATCTCCAGCTAGCTAAACAGCTCTCACAAAAGCGTAGCAAGGCTGCCCTTGACTTGGGCAAGCAAGTGACAGCCGCCATGCAAGATCTCTCAATGGCGGGCGGTCAGCTTGAAATTGCCTTACTACCCTTAGCTGATGGCAGCGCTCACGGTCTTGAACAAATTGAATTTTTGGTTGCGGGTCATGCTGGTAGTACCCCACGTTCATTAGCCAAGGTAGCATCGGGTGGTGAGCTTGCGCGCATCAGCTTAGCTATTAGCGTCATCACTAGTAAGGCTTCATTTACACCAACGTTGATATTCGATGAAGTAGATGCCGGTATTGGTGGCGCCGTTGCTGAGACGGTTGGTAAGTTATTGCGTCAACTAGGGAAGTCTCATCAAATTCTTTGTGTGACCCATTTACCGCAAGTAGCAGCACAAGGCAATCACCACTTGAAGGTGAGCAAATCCCAAGCGGGCGATAAGACACTATCGCAAGTCAGTCCACTAGGAAGAGCAGAACGAGTAGAAGAGGTGGCTCGGATGCTCGGTGGAGCCACGATTACCGACACTACACGTCGTCATGCGCGAGAACTCTTAGAGCAAAACTAA
- the glnE gene encoding bifunctional [glutamate--ammonia ligase]-adenylyl-L-tyrosine phosphorylase/[glutamate--ammonia-ligase] adenylyltransferase — MTDFAGQIEFLQQHSSYAQRWLNSRPEWLDWLSLQGTQKVDVDGIRGLLSPCRQALTFSEQDEAQFMADLRLARQRLMLWIAFRDLNGMADLKEVTYALSHFAEEAVALSIAYIREDLQRRFGLPWSTVTDSEMPLMVVGMGKLGGLELNLSSDIDLIFLYEHEGETQGAPKSLSHHEWFTRMGKRLIKFMAEHDANGFVFRVDMRLRPNGDSGPLVCSLDMLEEYLLVQGREWERYAWIKGRLISPLPSSPAFTYCERELDQLIRPFVYRRHLDYGVIASIRDLHAQIQHEADKRSSHHQGRSRDIKLGRGGIREIEFLAQMFQLMRGGTDPRFRIRPTLEVLELLKQQGILPAQEVDALKGAYIFLRRLEHRIQVWEDQQTHYLPEDELARARLASSMVGPDELEGQKDFLSKLDQHQTAVAQYFEKAFVLDDGARLDNTSLPAEWKPDDTIFTESSARWLTWADSPKQKQLPEKSRCIFNNLIRKAADSLQADQSMIAGADITLLRFFDLLEAIARRSAYLSILSEYPQALSNVLALLRTSQWGAEYLTRHPHLLDYLLNSGTERALIEHPKEYWMEVKNTLNMRLDDVMADGDGTEQAMDILRITHHTETFITLLADLGIGVDHELSVEKVSDHLSALADLILQTTLERVWPSVAQKFDLPSDMTAPFAVISYGKLGGKELGYASDLDLVFLYQAQEADFAAQEIYALLAKRMINWLTAYTSTGSLFEIDTRLRPNGSAGFLVTNAEAFKKYQLREGDNAAWVWEHQALTRARFSAGCRVVGTFFDDVRFEVLSQKRDIDQLRLEILEMRRKVHAGHPNPSPDFDLKHDAGGMVDIEFIVQFLVLAFSSTHPQLIGNLGNIALLRIAGDLGLIQMQMAQEVGDAYRLQRARQHRLRLDGAEKTRVDLELEPPLVHSRAAVLDLWQEIFRAPSDIREA, encoded by the coding sequence ATGACAGATTTTGCCGGCCAAATTGAATTTCTACAGCAGCATTCTAGTTATGCGCAACGCTGGCTGAATTCTCGCCCCGAGTGGCTTGACTGGCTCAGCCTCCAGGGCACTCAAAAAGTAGATGTGGATGGAATTCGGGGTTTATTGAGCCCTTGTCGGCAGGCTTTGACTTTCTCAGAGCAGGACGAGGCTCAATTTATGGCGGATCTGCGCTTGGCTAGGCAACGCCTCATGCTCTGGATTGCCTTCCGAGACCTCAATGGCATGGCTGACTTAAAAGAAGTGACGTACGCCCTCAGTCATTTTGCAGAGGAGGCAGTTGCCTTGTCGATTGCCTACATCCGGGAGGATCTACAGAGGCGTTTTGGGCTCCCTTGGAGCACAGTCACTGACTCAGAGATGCCCTTGATGGTAGTTGGCATGGGTAAGCTGGGGGGTCTAGAGCTCAATCTTTCGTCTGATATTGACCTCATCTTTCTATATGAGCATGAGGGGGAGACTCAGGGTGCGCCCAAGAGCTTGTCGCATCACGAGTGGTTTACACGTATGGGCAAACGTTTGATCAAGTTTATGGCCGAGCATGATGCCAATGGCTTTGTTTTCCGAGTGGATATGCGCTTGCGGCCCAATGGAGATTCCGGTCCTCTAGTGTGTAGTCTCGACATGCTCGAAGAATACCTATTGGTCCAAGGCAGAGAGTGGGAGCGCTACGCTTGGATTAAGGGCCGATTAATTTCTCCTTTACCTAGTTCGCCGGCGTTTACCTATTGCGAACGGGAGCTAGATCAACTCATTCGCCCCTTTGTGTATCGCCGTCATTTAGATTACGGGGTTATTGCCTCGATTCGAGATTTACACGCACAAATACAACATGAGGCAGACAAGCGCTCATCGCATCATCAGGGTCGATCAAGAGATATTAAGTTAGGTCGTGGCGGTATTCGCGAGATTGAATTTTTGGCGCAGATGTTTCAATTAATGCGCGGGGGAACCGATCCACGGTTTCGGATTCGCCCCACTTTAGAAGTGTTGGAGCTACTAAAACAACAAGGTATCTTGCCTGCGCAAGAGGTTGACGCCTTAAAGGGGGCCTATATTTTCTTGCGACGCTTAGAGCATCGCATTCAAGTGTGGGAGGATCAGCAGACACATTATCTACCCGAGGATGAGCTTGCCCGCGCCCGCTTAGCTTCCAGCATGGTTGGCCCTGATGAGCTAGAGGGGCAGAAAGACTTTCTCAGTAAGCTCGATCAACACCAAACGGCAGTAGCTCAGTATTTTGAAAAAGCTTTTGTACTAGATGATGGTGCGCGCTTAGATAACACCTCATTACCTGCGGAATGGAAGCCTGATGACACAATCTTCACAGAGTCGTCGGCTCGCTGGCTAACCTGGGCTGATAGCCCGAAACAAAAACAGTTGCCTGAGAAAAGTAGATGTATTTTCAACAACCTGATTCGTAAGGCAGCAGATAGCTTGCAAGCAGATCAGTCGATGATTGCTGGCGCCGACATTACCTTACTTCGTTTCTTTGATTTACTGGAGGCGATAGCGCGGAGAAGCGCCTATTTATCCATTCTGTCTGAATACCCACAGGCGCTATCAAACGTATTGGCTTTGCTGAGAACATCTCAATGGGGGGCGGAATATTTAACTCGACATCCGCATTTATTAGACTACTTGCTCAACTCGGGAACAGAGAGGGCTTTAATTGAACATCCAAAAGAGTATTGGATGGAAGTAAAAAATACCCTCAATATGCGTCTTGACGATGTGATGGCTGATGGAGATGGTACTGAGCAGGCAATGGATATTTTGCGCATCACCCATCACACAGAAACTTTCATCACTTTATTGGCAGACCTAGGTATTGGCGTTGATCACGAACTTTCCGTAGAGAAGGTGAGCGATCATTTGTCTGCTTTAGCAGATTTGATACTACAGACCACCCTGGAGCGCGTTTGGCCTAGTGTCGCCCAGAAGTTTGACTTACCCTCAGATATGACTGCGCCATTTGCCGTGATCTCTTATGGCAAGTTAGGCGGCAAAGAGCTGGGTTATGCCTCTGACTTGGATTTAGTTTTCTTATACCAAGCTCAAGAAGCTGATTTTGCAGCCCAAGAAATTTATGCCCTGCTCGCAAAGCGGATGATTAATTGGTTAACTGCCTATACCTCGACTGGCAGCTTATTTGAAATCGATACACGCCTTCGCCCCAATGGTTCGGCTGGATTCTTAGTCACGAATGCTGAAGCATTTAAAAAATATCAATTGCGTGAAGGTGATAACGCCGCCTGGGTATGGGAGCATCAAGCTCTCACGCGAGCCAGATTCTCCGCTGGGTGTAGAGTCGTTGGCACATTCTTTGATGATGTACGCTTTGAGGTCTTGAGTCAAAAGCGGGATATTGATCAGCTACGTCTCGAGATTTTAGAAATGCGCCGCAAGGTGCACGCCGGACATCCCAATCCTAGCCCTGATTTTGACTTAAAACACGATGCTGGAGGCATGGTTGATATTGAATTTATTGTTCAATTTTTAGTCTTAGCATTTTCAAGTACCCACCCGCAACTGATTGGCAATCTGGGTAATATTGCCCTCCTTCGAATAGCTGGGGACTTGGGCTTAATACAGATGCAGATGGCTCAAGAAGTAGGGGATGCTTACCGTCTTCAACGAGCACGACAGCACCGCTTACGATTAGATGGCGCAGAAAAGACGCGTGTGGATTTGGAGCTTGAGCCGCCGTTGGTGCATTCCAGAGCGGCAGTATTAGATTTGTGGCAAGAAATTTTTCGTGCCCCTTCCGATATTAGGGAAGCTTAG
- a CDS encoding YhdP family protein, with amino-acid sequence MLRNIIRTRLQSVLQKRPSGSGGLWRKRALILAGITVAVFIFGHLGVRFILWPQIEKSKPTLERLMSARLGTNVTMDEVQVSWTGIRPSFVIEGLRFSNSNTSPSPLLIQNISGQLSWLSFYYLTPYFHEITLDQMQLYAQRDVKGGISIAGIPIHSSGNDFSTENWLLAQNDIHINNAKIFWEDQKSRKLKTSIDIQELHLSNGIRNHKAKLLAQTPWSPGPIKVQANFVHHLAGQAGNWRDWIGTFSWDITDFNLSQIAKDISIPLNDLAGKLSSKGNLKLDGGKADGGQMSLTADRLVIQLNKDEDPIEFGRLETNLVQDTDGGLNSITTKTLAWRSIDSPASAPLENLSPITFRWRTPKDGGELKEFGFSSPKIQVEDIALFALNLPLPKKIHQWIKIADPDGELQNMEINWSESSSALAALPIAGNWFSANKLDFTISANLKGISFTRIDQSMPSVSNLSGNLTSNQKQGNFTLDSSNLELEMSDFLSASQIPLDRAKGDINWSKQKGGWLINAKKMQLSNPEITTNFDLSYLISPSKQPDQMTLDMEIVRAKLATAHRYLPVGMDKDSRLYLSKAFNSGDIQNGVLHIKGDPNQAPYPAGTIGELSLHLPFSKATFKPAPLLPSNQGVWQAFSNVSGIIDMKQSALTVDIDKASFKKVMLTNIKSQVPNLSAKQPTLLINGAVDGEAAEILEYLVASPVGLQQSNLAKNLSLTGPVSIDLGLKIPLSGNDDVNVDAKLTLPGNKAQWGEVPPLENLKGNIRITEINPEFQNITANFLGGALKISSAQSTSGSSSFRIDGNMNASFIKDYIAGNQNSRVNPALLSAMSGSAKYEGLISFNKFGSQTNLKFDLRNWASSAPAPAKKLAGSAMLGELNVKTYPVSKSNSIRADWSGKLGDQYFIQGNLDAANDIRNSLGVGSSGPLPQQGLALNLVGNELNLDQWIAFLGTGKPTSKVGEPKKTGTPEAEIQVSAQLKRLIALDREWTDVTLNSQQKNAVWQIRLNSPQIAGQVQWHPSSNDQPSGLIAGRLARLKVPDQLTSTDSSSKELATPKPSALKTPVSPNDIPSLDLVIDDLNWTKAQLGATKIKSKTTRDLLKVESVQISNPQGNSTIQGQWIARTQSSTDKSSFTADMNIKDAGQIISHWSNAKSVEGGEGKLKAALSWSGPLFSPDYDSLAGNVSINLAKGRLLEVNTDGAKLLDVLSLQSLLRFATLDLKGSLGNLATKGTPFNTINSNFEITQGTAQTQEFTMILDQARVAMTGQINVPKETQDLRVTIFPTIDATAGSLAAFAINPIIGLGALVGQYLITNQINRTMQTDYLIQGSWENPEVIPLDQKGQPLDAKTLNTIRTKNLLKEQIKPNLPNSGPMAPSPNSNTSP; translated from the coding sequence ATGCTGAGAAACATTATCCGGACCCGCCTGCAAAGCGTGCTTCAAAAACGTCCTTCAGGGTCTGGTGGTCTTTGGCGTAAGCGTGCCTTGATTTTGGCCGGCATTACTGTAGCTGTTTTTATATTCGGTCATCTTGGGGTACGTTTTATTTTATGGCCACAGATTGAGAAATCAAAACCCACCTTAGAGCGCTTAATGAGTGCTCGCCTAGGAACCAATGTCACGATGGATGAGGTCCAAGTTTCCTGGACAGGCATTCGCCCAAGCTTCGTCATCGAGGGCTTAAGATTCAGTAACTCCAATACCTCCCCTAGCCCATTGCTTATTCAAAATATTAGCGGGCAACTCAGTTGGCTTTCCTTCTATTATTTGACTCCCTATTTTCACGAGATTACTTTAGATCAGATGCAGCTATACGCGCAACGTGATGTAAAAGGCGGGATCTCGATAGCAGGAATTCCCATTCATAGCTCTGGTAATGATTTTTCTACCGAGAATTGGTTACTCGCTCAAAACGACATACACATTAACAACGCCAAAATATTTTGGGAGGATCAGAAAAGTCGAAAGTTAAAAACTTCCATTGATATTCAAGAGCTACATTTAAGCAATGGCATTCGCAACCATAAAGCAAAATTGCTTGCACAAACTCCTTGGAGCCCAGGTCCAATAAAAGTCCAAGCTAACTTTGTGCATCATCTCGCTGGACAAGCAGGCAATTGGCGCGATTGGATCGGCACCTTCTCGTGGGACATCACTGATTTCAACCTAAGTCAAATAGCGAAAGATATTTCCATTCCGCTAAATGACTTGGCCGGCAAGCTCAGCTCAAAAGGAAATTTAAAGCTGGATGGTGGCAAGGCTGATGGTGGTCAGATGTCTTTAACAGCCGATCGCCTAGTGATTCAGCTCAACAAAGATGAGGATCCCATTGAGTTTGGCAGGCTGGAAACTAATCTCGTACAGGATACCGATGGTGGACTCAACTCCATTACTACCAAAACATTGGCATGGCGCAGTATCGACAGCCCCGCTAGCGCACCACTTGAAAATTTAAGTCCAATTACCTTCCGCTGGCGCACACCAAAAGATGGTGGTGAGCTCAAGGAGTTCGGCTTCTCATCGCCAAAAATACAGGTAGAAGATATTGCGCTCTTCGCACTCAACCTCCCTCTGCCGAAAAAAATTCACCAATGGATCAAGATCGCTGATCCAGATGGAGAGCTACAGAATATGGAAATCAATTGGTCTGAAAGTTCATCTGCTTTAGCTGCCCTCCCAATAGCGGGAAATTGGTTTTCTGCCAATAAATTGGATTTCACAATCAGCGCGAATCTCAAGGGGATTAGCTTCACTAGAATCGATCAATCTATGCCCTCGGTGTCCAATTTATCTGGAAACCTTACTAGCAATCAAAAGCAAGGGAATTTCACGCTAGATTCAAGCAATCTTGAATTAGAGATGAGTGATTTTTTGTCCGCCTCTCAAATTCCATTGGATCGCGCAAAAGGTGATATCAATTGGTCTAAGCAAAAAGGCGGGTGGCTGATCAATGCCAAGAAAATGCAGCTTAGCAACCCCGAAATCACTACCAATTTTGATCTGAGCTATCTCATTAGCCCATCCAAGCAACCCGATCAGATGACACTCGATATGGAGATTGTTAGAGCTAAATTAGCCACTGCCCATCGCTACCTACCAGTCGGGATGGATAAAGATAGTCGCCTCTATTTGAGTAAAGCCTTTAATTCCGGGGATATTCAAAATGGCGTTTTGCATATTAAGGGCGATCCGAATCAAGCTCCATATCCTGCTGGAACCATTGGGGAGCTCAGCTTGCACCTGCCATTCTCTAAGGCTACTTTTAAGCCAGCGCCATTACTGCCAAGCAACCAAGGTGTTTGGCAGGCATTTAGTAATGTCAGTGGCATTATCGATATGAAGCAATCCGCTTTAACTGTTGATATTGATAAGGCAAGCTTTAAGAAAGTCATGCTGACCAATATCAAGTCGCAAGTCCCTAATCTCAGCGCTAAACAGCCGACCTTACTAATTAATGGTGCGGTAGACGGTGAGGCAGCTGAGATTCTGGAATATCTCGTTGCCTCCCCAGTGGGATTGCAACAATCGAATTTAGCCAAAAATCTTTCTCTGACTGGTCCAGTCAGCATAGACCTTGGATTAAAAATTCCGCTCTCTGGAAATGATGACGTCAATGTAGATGCCAAATTAACACTGCCAGGTAACAAGGCTCAATGGGGAGAAGTCCCTCCACTGGAAAATCTAAAAGGCAATATACGCATTACGGAAATCAACCCTGAATTTCAAAACATTACTGCAAATTTTTTGGGGGGAGCACTCAAGATATCCAGTGCGCAGTCCACATCGGGAAGCTCGAGCTTTCGTATCGACGGGAACATGAACGCTAGTTTCATTAAAGATTACATTGCAGGCAATCAGAATTCTCGGGTAAATCCTGCTTTGCTATCCGCCATGAGTGGATCAGCAAAATATGAGGGGCTCATCAGTTTTAATAAATTCGGCAGCCAAACAAATCTGAAGTTTGATTTACGTAATTGGGCAAGTTCTGCGCCCGCGCCAGCTAAGAAATTGGCCGGTAGCGCTATGCTCGGTGAACTGAATGTCAAGACTTATCCCGTCAGTAAATCCAATTCCATCCGTGCAGATTGGTCTGGTAAGTTGGGAGATCAATACTTCATCCAAGGAAATCTGGATGCTGCCAATGACATTAGAAACAGCTTAGGCGTTGGATCCTCAGGCCCACTACCTCAGCAAGGTCTTGCACTGAACCTGGTAGGCAACGAACTCAACCTAGATCAATGGATAGCCTTTTTAGGCACTGGAAAACCCACAAGCAAAGTTGGCGAACCTAAAAAAACCGGCACCCCCGAAGCTGAGATTCAAGTCTCCGCTCAACTCAAGAGGCTGATTGCCCTTGATCGTGAGTGGACTGATGTCACGCTCAATTCCCAGCAAAAAAATGCTGTCTGGCAAATTCGTTTGAATTCACCCCAAATTGCAGGTCAAGTGCAATGGCACCCGAGCAGCAACGATCAGCCAAGTGGCCTCATTGCCGGAAGACTTGCACGTCTGAAAGTACCCGATCAACTTACTTCTACAGATTCATCATCCAAGGAGCTTGCTACACCAAAACCAAGTGCCCTTAAGACCCCCGTTAGCCCGAATGACATTCCCAGTTTAGACTTAGTAATTGATGATTTAAATTGGACTAAGGCGCAACTGGGCGCAACGAAGATCAAGTCCAAAACTACTCGCGATCTTTTAAAAGTGGAGTCTGTTCAAATCAGCAATCCCCAAGGAAATTCCACAATTCAGGGGCAATGGATCGCTCGCACTCAGAGTAGTACAGATAAAAGTTCTTTCACAGCGGATATGAATATCAAGGATGCAGGACAAATCATTTCCCATTGGAGTAATGCGAAGTCTGTAGAAGGCGGGGAAGGAAAGCTGAAGGCTGCATTGTCGTGGTCTGGACCGCTCTTTTCTCCTGACTATGACTCACTTGCAGGCAATGTCAGCATCAACCTTGCCAAAGGGCGATTGCTCGAAGTCAATACAGATGGCGCAAAATTATTGGACGTTCTGAGTTTGCAGAGTTTGCTTAGATTCGCAACGCTGGATCTGAAGGGCAGCCTCGGCAATTTAGCCACCAAGGGAACACCATTCAATACTATTAATAGTAACTTCGAGATCACACAAGGTACCGCACAAACTCAGGAATTTACGATGATTCTCGATCAAGCCAGGGTAGCAATGACTGGTCAAATTAATGTTCCAAAAGAAACGCAAGATTTACGGGTCACCATCTTCCCTACTATTGATGCAACTGCAGGCTCGCTAGCTGCTTTTGCAATTAATCCCATTATTGGTCTTGGGGCACTAGTGGGGCAGTACCTCATCACCAACCAAATTAATCGCACAATGCAAACAGACTATTTGATACAGGGCTCTTGGGAGAATCCAGAAGTAATACCGCTTGATCAAAAAGGCCAACCGCTTGATGCTAAAACCTTGAATACGATCCGCACAAAAAATCTACTGAAAGAGCAAATCAAGCCGAACTTGCCAAATTCTGGGCCTATGGCTCCATCCCCCAATTCGAATACATCCCCCTAA